Sequence from the Streptomyces peucetius genome:
GGTCACCGGCCGCCGGGCCGGCGGCCGTCCGTTCCGCCCGCCTGCGTGTGCCTAGCGGCCGCCGTTGTAGGGGCCGTACGGTCCGTCGCTGCTGGAACCGCCACGGCGCCCGCCGCCTCCGGAGACCTGCTGGAGGGCGGGGCGTACGTCGACGAAGAACACGATCGAGGCGATCAGTCCGGCGATCGACAGGAACAGCATGGGGATGAACAGGTTCACGGCAACCGCGACGCCGAGGATGACCATCCAGAACGGCTTGGTCTTCTTGTCTGCGGCCCGGTAGGCGTCCTCACGGGCCAGGGCGGCCATGACGAACGCGGCCACGGACGTGACGAGGAAGACCAGGTTGACGATCATCCAGAGTCCGAAGTCGAAGTTGTCAGCCAGCATCCTCAGCACCGCCTAGTGAGTGGTTGGTGTCACCTGCCTCGCCGCAAAGGTACCTCCGCGGGGCACCCCGGCGCGATGAACGTGCCGGACGCCGCGTCACCGCGGCGCCCGTGCGTGGCTCACTTCCCCGCCGGCGGCGCGCTCTTCTTGGCCGCCGGCTTGCGCGCCGTGGTCCGGGCGGCCGGCTTCTTGGCCTCCGCGGCCTTCGGCTCGGCGGCGGGTGCGCTCGCGGCGCCGTTCTTCACGGCCCCGTTCTTCGCAGCCGCGGACTCCGACTTGGCCTCCGGCTCGACGGCGACGGCGATCTCGGTGAGCTCCTCGGCCGCCTCACCGCGCCAGGCGCGTACCGTCTGCTCGCCGTGCTCGGCGACCTTCTCGTACGTCTCACGGGCCTTGACCGCGTACTCGGCCGCCACGCCGACGCCGCGCAGCGCCAGGTCCTGAGCGCTCTCGCCGAGCTTCTTCAGGTCGGTGTCGAAGTTCCCGATGACCTCGGCGACCTTGGCCTGCATGGTGGCCTGCGCCTCCTTGGCCTGCGTGGTCACCTTCTCCTGCACGGCCTTCGGGTCCGCGTTGCGCACGGCGTCGATCCGGGCCGGTGCCTCGGCGGCGAGCTGCTCGATCAGCACCGGCACCTTCCGGGCCTGCTGGACGGCGAGGTCGGCGGTGCCGGCCGCGAAGTAGAGGGG
This genomic interval carries:
- a CDS encoding DUF2516 family protein, with product MLADNFDFGLWMIVNLVFLVTSVAAFVMAALAREDAYRAADKKTKPFWMVILGVAVAVNLFIPMLFLSIAGLIASIVFFVDVRPALQQVSGGGGRRGGSSSDGPYGPYNGGR